A window of the Chrysemys picta bellii isolate R12L10 unplaced genomic scaffold, ASM1138683v2 scaf9, whole genome shotgun sequence genome harbors these coding sequences:
- the LOC135977660 gene encoding fibrinogen-like protein 1-like protein: MGFQSSSLLLLSALSMMVLLCVAPVQGNWTLAHKKVERGFPKDCSNIPRDSPSGVQVIQPAGSPPRVVWCDMDTEGKGWTVVQRNSYNTEITWKESWST, translated from the exons atgg ggttccagtccagctctctcctgcttctgtctgcgctgtccatgatggtgctcctttgcgtagcccccgtgcagggcaactggaccctggcccacaagaaggtcgagaggg ggttccccaaagactgcagcaacattcccagggacagccccagcggggtccagGTCATCCAGccagcaggctctccccctcgagtggtgtggtgtgacatggacaccgaaggcaagggctggaccgttgtccagagaaattcttacaacacagagatcacctggaaggagtcctggagcacctag
- the LOC135977678 gene encoding maestro heat-like repeat-containing protein family member 1, with translation MTPALEPELETHLLRAALHAVFTLGMEKDTTQVQDLPRVLPDLLDAMLGNLLAESPDTDRLQYILEHINYWIVSRVPRERARAVKSSTALLRSTITLPEFDNSAEFPRMGHHMAQLALSVSDPAKDISWQAREGVYRLYQLLLHQRGKEPSWEMAPARRLRLGPQPISLRLTPAGG, from the exons atgacgcctgccctggagccagagctggagacccacctcctccgagctgccctgcacgccgtcttcaccctgggcatggagaaggacaccacccaagtgcag gatctgcctagggtcttgccagacctcctggacgccatgctggggaacctgctggcagagtccccagacaccgacaggctccagtacatcttggag cacattaactactggatcgtgtccagggtgccgcgagagagagccagggccgttaagagcagcacggccctgctcagatccaccatcaccctccctgagtttgac aactcagcggaattccccaggatgggtcaccacatggcacagctggctctttccgtcagtgacccagccaaggacatcagctggcaggccagggagggggtttaccggctctaccagctgctgctgcaccagaggggtaaggaacccagctgggaaatggcacccgctagaagactgagactgggaccccagccaatttctctcagactgacgccggctggaggatga